In a genomic window of Thermoproteus tenax Kra 1:
- a CDS encoding carbonic anhydrase, giving the protein MRLVISCMDYRLSEEIAKRAREGDLILRTAGANVNGLRSYLSGLDVEEVLYLPHTDCAALKLVYSAIVEGRPVDPAVEEALVSLYRGREFSTMEELERIHVELQTSILKSLFPRAKVSVEIIDVSKVKPLQRKSVYHLLKPSSRYDQEVLGAYIIQAPKREDVEADIKIAESLGLRPGRSEI; this is encoded by the coding sequence GTGCGCCTCGTGATAAGCTGCATGGACTACAGGCTCTCCGAGGAGATAGCCAAGAGGGCCCGCGAGGGCGACCTCATTTTGAGGACCGCGGGCGCCAACGTCAACGGCCTGAGGAGCTATCTTTCCGGGCTGGACGTAGAGGAGGTTCTCTATCTTCCTCATACAGACTGCGCCGCTCTGAAGTTGGTCTACTCGGCGATAGTAGAAGGCAGGCCTGTGGATCCAGCTGTGGAGGAGGCGCTGGTCTCGTTGTACAGAGGTAGAGAGTTCTCCACTATGGAGGAGCTCGAGAGGATACACGTCGAGCTCCAGACGTCGATCTTGAAGTCCCTCTTCCCGAGGGCAAAGGTCTCCGTGGAGATTATCGACGTGTCCAAGGTCAAGCCACTTCAGAGGAAGTCCGTCTATCACTTGCTCAAGCCCTCCAGCAGATACGATCAAGAGGTGCTGGGAGCCTACATCATCCAAGCGCCCAAGAGAGAGGACGTCGAGGCTGATATAAAGATCGCAGAGAGCCTAGGGCTGAGGCCCGGGAGGTCTGAGATTTAA
- a CDS encoding nucleotidyltransferase domain-containing protein, with the protein MSGLDAYIEFVREKMRLLSDFPRISVLIYNAVKQALEKYNVRGEVYFFGSIIEGRYTASSDIDVAILVEKVPEERREIVREIMRGLEGKGLPFWLPLEIHFFTPSLFSALKRGGTNFIKAEDYIQNSL; encoded by the coding sequence ATGAGCGGGCTAGATGCCTATATTGAATTCGTTAGGGAAAAGATGAGGCTGTTATCAGATTTCCCGCGCATCTCAGTTTTGATTTACAATGCGGTCAAACAAGCCCTAGAGAAATACAACGTAAGAGGGGAGGTGTACTTTTTTGGGTCGATCATTGAGGGGAGGTACACTGCTTCAAGTGATATAGATGTTGCAATACTTGTTGAAAAAGTTCCGGAAGAGAGAAGAGAAATTGTAAGAGAAATCATGAGAGGGCTTGAGGGCAAGGGCTTGCCCTTCTGGTTACCGTTGGAAATCCATTTCTTTACGCCCTCGCTATTTTCAGCGCTTAAAAGGGGAGGGACCAACTTCATAAAGGCCGAGGATTATATACAAAATTCACTTTAA